In one window of Micromonospora cathayae DNA:
- a CDS encoding D-2-hydroxyacid dehydrogenase, with protein sequence MTVDGGGPHVLLTPNLADLLPQLRERYPHCRFTAVPDDEPVREEWLDAEVILRSAMNEDTFDTLLSKCDRLRWVQITAAGFDWVGGDIMRRRLDEGLIYTRSPNSYNVPIAEYVVGAVLMHSRAFPELRAAQERREWVRVVARDVIGSTMLVFGTGGIGGEVAWRARALGATVVGVNRAGTPTEGFDRVVAYGEHLALLPDADAVVLAMPLTTENRYFFDAAHFAAMKESAVLVNVGRGALIVEDALVDAMRQGRIAAAVLDVFEQEPLPPEHRLWGLPRTTITPHTSFRGDGNLQRLGADFCANFDRYLAGEELLGTKRQPDLGY encoded by the coding sequence TGCGCGAACGGTACCCGCACTGCCGGTTCACGGCGGTCCCGGACGACGAGCCGGTCCGTGAGGAGTGGCTCGACGCCGAGGTGATCCTGCGCAGCGCGATGAACGAGGACACCTTCGACACGCTGCTCAGCAAGTGCGACCGGCTGCGCTGGGTGCAGATCACCGCCGCCGGCTTCGACTGGGTCGGTGGCGACATCATGCGCCGCCGCCTCGACGAGGGGCTGATCTACACCCGGTCGCCGAACTCGTACAACGTGCCGATCGCCGAGTACGTCGTCGGCGCGGTGCTCATGCACTCGCGGGCGTTCCCCGAGCTGCGCGCGGCGCAGGAACGCCGGGAGTGGGTCCGGGTCGTCGCCCGGGACGTCATCGGCAGCACCATGCTGGTCTTCGGTACCGGGGGCATCGGCGGTGAGGTGGCCTGGCGGGCGCGGGCGCTCGGGGCCACCGTGGTCGGGGTGAACCGGGCCGGCACGCCCACCGAGGGCTTCGACCGGGTGGTCGCGTACGGGGAGCACCTGGCGCTGCTGCCCGACGCCGACGCGGTGGTGCTGGCCATGCCGCTGACCACGGAGAACCGGTACTTCTTCGACGCCGCGCACTTCGCGGCGATGAAGGAGAGCGCGGTGCTGGTGAACGTGGGCCGGGGCGCGCTGATCGTGGAGGACGCCCTGGTCGACGCCATGCGGCAGGGCCGGATCGCCGCCGCCGTGCTCGACGTGTTCGAGCAGGAGCCGCTGCCGCCGGAGCACCGGCTGTGGGGGCTGCCCCGCACCACGATCACCCCGCACACGTCGTTCCGGGGCGACGGCAACCTGCAACGGCTCGGCGCCGACTTCTGCGCCAACTTCGACCGGTACCTGGCCGGCGAGGAACTGCTCGGCACCAAGCGTCAGCCCGACCTCGGCTACTGA